The DNA region GCGGGGCAGAGTGAAGGTCTCGCTAAAGCAAGGCGGACAAAGTATACTGGTAAATGCAGGGGAAACCGTTACCTTGCAAGCACGGCAGTTGCAACTGAGTGAGACAGGAGATTCTGATGAGTTCAGACAATATACAAAGAATATACGCTTCAAGGACGAATGCCTGGAAGATATTCTGCGAGTGGTAAATGCCGAGGCTTCCGCTTTGCAGATACGGACTGCATCACCGGTTCTGAGTAAACGGAAGCTGACCATTGAATTTGAGAATAATTCCCCCGAAACAGTAGCGGAACTTATTTGCTGGGCGCTGAGTTTGAAATGTTCACGTGAAGGTGATAAACTGATTTTATCCGAATGATAACTTAACTATATAAATCATGAAACTTCATCGTTTCTTCATAAATTTTCTGAGCCTGCTTCTCATTACCTGTGGTATGAGGGCGGACGGAGGAGATGTGTTGGAACGTATTATCCGGTTACCCGGGATGAAAGGAACGGTATATTCCCTGTTGAGCAAAGTGTCGGAACAATCCGGCTATTTTTTTGTATATGACAGTAAGGTGGTGAACAATGACGTCGAAATCAAGACAAAAAAGAAAAACTGTACGGTCCGGCAGGCCATCTATGAAATTGTAGGCGACCGGACATTAGAACTGAAAGTGATAGGAAATCACATCTTGATTCTGCCTCCTGCGGAGAAGGTCGTACGGAAGCGGAAAGTCTCGGAAGAGGCACCCTTGCCAACCTATTTCACCATTACCGGCCTTTTGCGGGATAAAGAAACGGGTGATCCCATTGTGAGTGCGTCGGTCATTCTTCAAGGAACTTCAATAGGTAATATTACAAATAAGAACGGGGAGTTCAGGCTTAACCTGCCTGACTCCCTGAAAAATGGCAAGCTTTCTTTTTCCCATTTAGGATATGTTGCACAAAGTATTGAAGCATCTACGCTGATTGGCCGGGACAATGTGTTGAGCTTGGAACCTAAAATTGTTCCTTTGCAAGAAGTGTTGATACGGTTGGTGGAACCCAAGAAACTATTGCGTGAAATGGTAAATCAACGCGGGGAAAACTATTCATTGAATCCCGCTTATCTAACTACGTTCTATCGGGAGGGGGTACAGTTGAAAAATAAATTCCAGAGCTTGACGGAAGCTGTTTTCAAAGTTTATAAATCTTCTTTGCCGGAGATTAACGTATCCGATCAGGTGAAGCTGCTAAAGATGAGTAAGATTGATAACCGGGAGAGTACAGACAGTCTGGTTGCTAAGATCAGGGCCGGTATTCAGGCTTGTTTGCAGTTGGATATAATGAAAGACCTGCCGGATTTTCTGTCGGTTGATGCGGAAGATAATCCGTATATGTATACCTCCGGTGACATTACATTCATAGATGACCGTTGCGTCAATGTGGTTTATTTTGAGCAGAAGCGGAGTGTCAGGTCGCCTCTTTATTGTGGGGCGTTGTATATTGACTCTGAGAACAGCGCTTTGGTGCAGGCCCGCATTGAGATAAATCCCAAGTATATCAAGGAGGCTACACGTATCTTTGTTGTCAGGCAGGCGCCAAAGATAAATCTGACGACACAGAAGGTGGTATATACTATTTCGTATAAACCGTGGAAAGGTACTTATTATATCCATCATATCCGTGGTGACCTGTACTTCAAGATGAAGCGGAAACGTTTTTTCTTTAGCAACCCTACTTTGCATACTTGGTTCGAGATGGTGACTTGTCTGGTGGATACGGAGAATGTAACCCGCTTCTCCCGAGCTGAAAGATTGCCTCCCCGTACCGTACTTGCAGATGAAGAGTTTAAGTATGATGAACATTTCTGGGAGGACTTCAACGTTATTCCACTGGAGGAAGAACTCAGCAGAATTATAGAGAAAGTAGCGTTAAAGATAGAAAAAATAGATCATCAGGAGGAATAAGATAATCCGGATAATTGTAATTTTGCAGTCGGAATCAATAAGTATTAGTAGAAAGATGGAATTGCCTAAAGACCCGATGATGCTTTTCAGCTTCATCAATACGAAATTGCGTGATTGTTATTCTTCATTGGATGAACTCTGTGATGATATGAATGTCAATAAAGAGATGATTGTAGGACTGTTGCAGTCAGCCGGATTTGAATATAGCGCAGAACATAATAAGTTCTGGTAATCTGCAGATAGATTATTTTTTCTTCCGGTGCTCTTTCTTCAGATAGAAGTTGAATCCGGCATATATTTGCAACGTCCCGAATCCATTGTTCAGGGAGAAGTTATCCCGGTAATAATCGTATGTCCTGCCCAGAAAGGAAGTACCTACAAAATATTTGCTGTTATTGTATACGACGCCCGCCCGTAATATAAAATCAATATTGAAGTTCTTGTACCAGTCGCTGGGCTCTTCTGTATCTTTCTCTATGCGCGACGTCTTATAAGCAACAGCTGGACTTAGCGACAGGCATGCTAGGCAGTTACGGGCAAATACCCAGTTGTAGGCGTATCCAAAGTTGAGGCTGATATTGGTATATTTTATGTGTCTGACCTTCATTCCGGGATTCATTGTTTCCTGAATGATTTCGGGTAGTTTGGTATAATCAAACTTCAAATTATGTGTAGATACGGAAAGGCCGGCTATAAGTGTACCTGCATTCCGACGTTGGTTGGTGGACTGGCTGAAAGCTGCCGGATAAGAGAAATGCCGGTTATTGAAGATATAATATAAGTTGAATCCTTTCATATTTACTTTCAGACCGTTGAAGTCTTCTGAGTAATTAGAAGGAACACGGTCGGAAAAGCCTGTTACTTTATGGATTTTGTAATCGTTACCTGTGCGACGATAGAAAATATCCACCCCTAACTTAGAACTGTAAAGGCTGAGGTCAAATTCTGTCCCTCTGTTTTTCCCGCTTTTCTTTCCAAGGAGCCCGTCCGTATCTACTGACCATCCTAAAAATATCCAGCGCCAACCAAAGTAAGCCCCTATCTTGTTGCGAGGGTTGGGAGTGAAGCGGAGCCGTTGGGGCTCGGGGGCGGCGGTACCTACGGAATAATATTCGTAGTTTGTGAAATGATCGAGCATCAAGGCATAGTTGTATCGGTTGGGGCTTATATAAGTTGTGTCGAAGTCATTGAAGTTGAGGAATTTCTTTATAGCTTTCATGAAGGCCTCCTGATGCTTTTCGGTACTAAGGCTATCGTGTGCGGTAGAACTTTCCTCTTCGTTTTGCGCAAACAAAGAGAAGGGTAACAATATCCACAGGCAGAATATAAGTCTTTTCAGCATCAATCTTATTTCTTAATTAATAGTTCGAGTCTCTATGCTATAAACAACGCAAAAAGAAAAAATGCAATTGTTCAATTTGCGAATTTAACAGTTCTTTTGCATATATCCAATAATATGGAGGGATTTAGTACAACTCTTGGTTTCCCGGCATGAAACTATGAGTTTCAAGCAATGAAACCAAGTATTTTTAAAAGATGCGTAAAGTTAATGCAACCATGCTAAAAATCAAATAGTTATAAAACATATTTTTTAGTAAGGTCGGAAAAGAAAGCAAAGAAAAGCATATTTGGAAGGGATTTACGTTACCAAATCGTAACTCACCTCCAAAAGCTTTCAAATGGGGTTTAATTGATTAATTTTCAATTAATTGCCTACTTTTGCATAACTTCAAATAGCTCAACAGTAATTAAATTTGTAACTAAAAAAAGTTGAGTTATGAGAAGTACATTCAAAGTGTTATTTTACACAAAGAACCAGTCAGTGAAAAACGGTAAGGCACCTGTGATGGGCCGTATCACCATTAACGGAACCCAGGCAGGTTTCAGTTGTAAGAAAGAAGTATCCCTTACGTTGTGGGACGCCAAAGCCAACCGGGCAAAAGGTAAATCCGAAGAAGCCCGTACTCTCAATCAGGAACTTGATAATATCAGGGCCCAGATTACCAAGCATTATCAATACATTTGCGACCATGACAGTTTTGTCACGGCTAAGAAGGTCTATAACCGTTACGTCGGTTTTGGTGAGGACTATCACACGCTTATGGCACTTTTCAAAGAGCAACTTGAATCGTATAAGGAAAAGATAGGTAAAGGAAAGGCGGAAAGCACTTACCGTGGACTGGTTGCCGACTATAAAAGCCTCCTGCTTTTCATGAAAACCCAAAAGGACATCGAAGATATAGCTATTGATGAACTTGAAAAACCGTTCATTGAGGATTATTACACATGGATGCTCGGAACAGCAGGAAATGCAAACGCTACGGCTTTTAGCCGTGTCAACACTCTGAAATGGTTATTGTACATCGCACAGGAAAGAGGTTGGATAAGAGTCCATCCGTTTGTATCTTTCGAATGTGTACCCGAATACAAAAGACGTTCTTTTCTTTCCGAAGAGGAACTGCAAAGAATAATTCATGTAGAACTGAAATACAAGCGTCAGCGTGCCATGCGCGATATGTTCCTATTCATGTGCTTCACCGGTCTTGCCTATGCCGACCTGAAAGCCATAACCTATGACAATATCCATACCGATTCCGATGGCGGCACATGGCTGATGGGAAACCGTATAAAGACAGGAGTTGCATACGTCGTAAAATTATTGCCGATTGCTATCGAACTGATTGAAAAATACAGAGGTGTGGATGAAAAGAAAGATTCCCCCGATTGTGTTTTCCCGGTAGGTGAATATAACACTATGTTCCTCAGTCTCAAAATCATAGGCAAGAAATGCGATTGCCGAACTGAAGTCACCCCACATATCGGACGCCACACGTTTGCTGTTTTGGCCATCCTCAAAGGGATGCCGCTGGAAACCCTGCAAAAGGTTTTAGGGCATAATTCCATTCTCTCCACCCAGATATATGCCGAACTTATTAACCCGAAAGTCGGTGAGGATACAGACAAGCTGTGCGAGAGAATCGGCCACATTTACAAACTTGCCATGTAGCATGACAATAAAGAGGAACGTCCCCCAAGCCATAGCCCGGAGGACGTTTCTTTTCTCTCTTTATTTCCTGAATCGTCTGAAATCCCTGTAGTTCTTTCTCAGCACTTCATACAATCCACTTTCCGGATAAAGCAGTTTCCCACCGATAGTGGTATAGGGTACCGCCTTTTCATCTCTCAGCGTCTGCAACGTGCGCCGTGAGATGTGCAGCATGGCGCATACATCGTCCCCGGTCAGGTAATGTTCATCCGCAATCGTCGGGCGTATTCGTGCTGTGGCATCCTCCACCGCTTTTCCCGTTCTCCTGATCCATCCGGTCAAATCCTTAAACTCTTCCGAATCTTTTGTGATAATCTCTGCCATACCTTTATTTTCTTCTGGTTAGTCCACTTTCCAGAATCTCCTGAATATCCACTTCCCGGTAGAAGAACTTTCCTCCTACATTTGAGTAAGGGATAAGTCCGTTATCCCGATAGTTTTGCAGGCATCTTTTCGATATGCCCAATGCCAGACATACGTCCTGCGCATCCATTCATTTGTCCGGTGCGGACGGGGCAATCTTTTTTTGAAAGTCACCCATTTGTGCGGCCAGTGTACTGACCAGCTTTCTCAGCTCTTGATACGCGCTTGTTTCAATAATCGTCAGTTCCATACTAAAATCATTTTTAAGTTTCTGAATATGCGGCAAAATAAGGCACATCTTACATACCTTCCAAACCGCCGAAATCAAAGTCACCCGTTGGCGTGCATTGGCCTGATAAAACAAAAGCCCGTCCCTGCATCCACGCAGCAACGGGCCTTCCATCCTTTTACTTGTCTTTTGTTATTCTACATCTTTCTGCCTTTACTCTTTTTCGGTATTTCTTTTTCAACCTTCATTTTTGAAATGGCATCTTCTTTCTGCCGTGTATCGGGAAAATGCTCATACAACAGTTTTCCGGCCAGTTTCTTCGCCTTCTCCTGCATCTCGTCATACACATCCCATCTGTCCCGACTCAGCAGCTTGTTTTCAATTCTTTCAAATTTCTCATGAAAACTGAAATTGTCCGGATACTCGTCTATCAGTCCGTCCCTCGGATAACCCTTGTCCATGATATACAGCAATGTCATCCGGTCATAGTTATCCATGCTCCGAGCTAAACCAAGCCCCTTCTCATTATCCGTCAGCCGGGCATAATTCTCCCATGTGGGTGAAAGATCATACTCCTCTTTGTCCGTAACACTTTTCAAAGCCGATTTATCCAGAAAGGCATCTGCCGGAATCTTCTCCATTGGTAGCAGACTGTCATAATTATCATAACAGCGGTTTATTTTCCCCGCCATCAGCGAAGGCCATCCCCGAAGCTCATATACCGTCAGCGACTTGCCTTCAAAGTCCGGCTCAAAGAAACGCCTCTCGATATTCGCCTCCATAAAGGCTCCATATTGGTGGTTTCCCTTATAATCCCGGCTGAAAAGCAATACCCCCTTGTCTGTTTCAACACCCGTATAAAATTTGTTCCCGTGTTCCAAGTCATCCAACATATCCGCCACCGCTACGGGTGATGACTTTATTTCTTTCCACATTTTCGGCGTGAGCCAGCGGGTATAAGTCTCATCCTTCGAAAACGGGTCTATTTCATTTCACAGGCAATACACTACTTCCGACAGACGTTGGTATCTCTGTAAAATGATCCCATGCTCGTCCATCGCCTTTTCCAGCCTTTTCAGGTAATCCTCATTGTTTCCTTCCTGCAAGGGAGGTACGATACCCATATCGGGCACATTATAATACATCAGGCCCATAGCCGGCATTTCCTCGCTTTTCAATGCCTTTTCCACATCCTTCTGCATGAACTCTTGAAAACCTACCTCACCCGTACCTTTCATGCTGATATGTACGGGATTGAAAAATTTGTCCACAGTTATATATACGCTGCCACCTTTTATCGTTCCGTTCTGTTCATTTTCCATATATTAAAGAATTAAATGTTTATACCCTGTCCTTTCTTTTTAAACGGTATCCTTGTTTTCACTTCCGTCTCCGGGAACCTTGCATTATCCGGTCGTGTAACCAGCAGCGAGACAATCCGTTCCTGCTCCTTTGAGAGTGGCGCACGCATCAGTTGCAAGTTTCTCAGCCGGTTAAAGTTTCTCAGTGTAGGTGCCATGTCGCACCGTTTCGTACAAATCCCGTATCGGAGTATATCCGGCGAAGCTGTCTTGCAGTCCCCGATTTCCGCCCGAAATTCCGCATCCAACGGTGCCACCTCATGGAACCTCAATTCCTCCGGCTTTCGTTTCCCGTCGAAAAAGTATCCGGTCAAATCGTTCAGAAACTCTTCCAATGCCTTGTCCCCTTTGTCCGTTTTTCCCAGTAGCAACACCTTCTGTCCGTATTCTACTGCCGTACAAGTAGGAAAAACGGCCAGTCCGTTCCTTATCACGTCCCCGTTCATTCCGAAACGGTGCCCCAACCGCTTGTAGTCATCATTCTCCAATAAGACCGTATGTTCCGCCGATGATGACAGTTGTACGATACCCCTTTCCTCACAGAATGCCGCATCCCGCAGTCTTACCACACCCGAAGGATGAATCCTTTCCCGTTCCAATACCGGCGTGAGCCGTTCCAGATAATTCGCATTATCCGTTCCGAGTATGGGGGGAATCAGACTTTTGTCTCTGAAGTCGAAACGGAACATTCAGTGGTCGGGTACAAATTCCCTGCTTGCAGTATGAAACCGTACGTTGTTGCTGATATATCGGGAGAATCCTTCTTCTCCCTGTCCCCGCATACTTAAATAAACGGGGCGGTAAAAAGCATCCAACGTCATATACAGACTGCCGCTTTCCACCGCTTGCATTTTCTTTTCTTCCATAAATTCTATATGATTAGTTGTTTCTTTTCCTTTTTATCCGGAGTAATGGAGGCCACATGCTTTGCCTGCCGTTGACCGTTACCCCGTTTCTGCGCAGGAACTTCCCGTATGGGGCCTGTATCGATTGATTTACCTGTCTTTTGTTCTTTAGAACGTTGATAAGAAGCTGTTTGCATTCTTTCTTTTTTTTCCATCCGGTTGATACTTCCGCCCAACTTAAATTCCCCGTCCGTTATATGAAACTCCGATTGCAGAATATCCCTTGCCATTACCTTCGCTTCCGTCTGCAAGGCCGCATAGCCGAAATCATGTGACGACATTGGCACCGATTGCCGTGCCTTGATGCTGTCACCCAACTTTTCAGCCAAATCTCGGAACTCATACTCATAACTGAACGGATGAAAATAGTCTGTCGTCACATGACCGGCATACCCGTTTTCCGAAATATAAAGCAGAGAGGCCACGTCATAATTACGTGGCGAAATACCCAGATTGAAGTCCTTCGTCAACCGGTCAAAGTTACTGTAATCCGGTCTTAAATCGTATTTGTCCGTGCAGATGGCACCTTCCAGCATTTCTTTTCCTGCCAGTTTCTCAGAAGTAAAGCTGAACTCCGATTTACGCAGTTGCATATCGGCACTGCGCAAATCGCTTTTCGCCAGTTTGTCGATGCAGTTGTCCGCCAGTTCCGCCACTTGTCGGGAAGGTGTCTCTATCTCATACAGTTTCAATGTTTCCGCCCCTTTGGTCATATTGAAAAATCCATCCGCCAGATATTGCAGATAGCTGTTGCGGGCTTTCATACCCTTTTCGTTGTCCGAGAAGAACAATACGCCCTCATCCGTCGCCACGGCATACACTCGCCACTTTTCGCCCGACAGTTTTTCATTGTTCCAGCCTTCCGCCTCGTTATGCCGGATAAACTCTTTATATTGCTTGTCTTTTTGCAGTGCTGTGGATGATGCCCGGCGGCTGAACAGTTTCAACCCCGTTTTCAGCGTATAGGCCGCATCCCTCAAAGGAATCTGCCTTCCCGTCACTGCCTTGTGTCTATGGATAGCCGGAACCAGAGTATGAAAATACCAGTCCGCCAGTTCTCCCCGTCGGGAAGGTATCTTCCCTTTATCTGCGAAATCTGCTTTTAGAATCGTTCAGCCGGGTAGGTAGCCCCGTTTGTCGAAGCTCTTCACCATCTTCCCGATATAATCCTCATACGCTTTCGGTACGGCATCACCCGTGTGTACATCCACCGGGGTATTTTTTTCGTCCAGCGTGATGAACACGCTCCCTGGCCCTCCCGCTGTCCGCCCCGATAAACGGGTTATCCAGCGGGTCGTCCAATCTTTCAGTAATCCCATAATCTTGATTTGTTTACAGAAGTTTTATAGATGCAAAGAAAGCGCTTTGACCGTCAATCTGCAACACAGCGGACACACAAGTCACCTTTTGGCGGCTGTTGGCGTGCAAACTTTACGCCAGCCGTTCGTCCAACATCTTGATATAGCTTTTGCGAATAGAGTCAATAAAAGGAGTGGAAACCGTACAGCGGTCAAACACCTTTCCCCGCTTGGTGTATAAGGCATTTATTTTCAGGTTAAAAGCATCCTCGAATACTCTGATGACATCTACAACAGTAAGTTTCTTCCCTTCCGCGCAGTCCACAACCCCGGCAGCCATCAATGCGGCCACTAATTCTATCAGGTCATTATCCGTACCGTTCCAGCGAAGTGTTGATTTCCGTTTATTACCCTGCCGGTGAATTTCCATTTTCATACTGGTGCCACCTGCATGATAACGGAAATAATCTTTCGTTATTTCTATCTCCGTTTCCAATAATGAAAGAGTCTTGCTGATAAACACATCGTAGAGTACATGTCGTCCTCCTTCCATGACGTTACAAGTCTGTTGCATAAAAAAAAGTTCTATTTTTGTGTAGTTCAACCGTCTTAATAGCTTCATTCTATCCTCATCTTGCGACAGTTCGGCAAGCTGATTTGCGAAATCGTCATAGGCGGCAGGTAAATTTTCCGACATAAGTTCAGAGCCTGTCATGTAATAGGTGAACATATTGAATAGAAGAGTATTTGTCAATGTTCTCATAGCGTTAAAATTTAAAGTTTAAAACTGTCCGGTTTTCACCGTCACTTGTCATAACCATAAAGGACAAGTGATATGCCACAGAAAAGCTAATATATTAATATATTGATAACTAATACATTAAAATTTGTTATCCCCAAAACGTGTCTGCATTTATTATCCCCATCAGACACAATGTGTTCAGAATTATGGACACATTCAGTTTAAACCGTATTTTTTCAGTTTCAAATAAAGCGTACTTCGGGATATGCCCAGCAACCGGGCGGCTGCTTTCCGGTCATTACTTGTAGTTTCCAGTGCTTTCACTATCGCTTCCAATTCCGTACGCTCCATATCCAGCCGGTAATCATCCGATGGTTTTATCTCCACCGGAAGGTTGATGTCTTTAAGTGTAATCCATTCATCCTGCGCCAATACACACGCACGCCTCACCACACTTTTTAACTCACGGATATTGCCCGGCCATGAATAAGCCTTGAAAGCCTTTTTCACGTCCCGGTCAAATTCCTTTATCTCCTTGCCAAGTTCCTCGTTCGCATAGGAAAGAAAGAATCCGGCTAACGGAATAATATCATCTGTACACTCTCTCAATGACGGAACATGAAGCGGAAATTCGTTCAACCGATGGAACAAGTCTTCCCTGAACCGCCCCTCGCTTATAGCCCGTTCTAAATCCTCATTGGTGGCTGTAAGCAGTCGTATGTCCGCTTGTATTTCTTCCTTTCCACCAAGAGGTCTATAACGTTTCTCTTGCAAGGCACGTAATAGTAATACCTGAGTTTCCATGTTCAGATTACCAATTTCATCCAGAAACAATGTCCCATGATTGGCGGCAGTAAACATACCGGTTTTATCTTCAGTTGCTCCCGTAAAAGTACCTTTTTTATGTCCAAACAATTCCGATGCGGCCAGCTCCCGTGGTAATGCCCCGCAATCCACCGCTACAAAAGGAGCGTCCGAACGTCTGCCAAGTGCATGTATCCGTCGCGCCACCCATTCCTTACCTGTGCCCGATGCGCCACGTATCAATACGGATAAGCTGTCTGCGGGAGCTATCAAACGAACCATCTCCTGAAGTTTTACTGCCAATGGACTTTTACAGACATAAAAAGCCTGCTCCGGATTTCTCCTTTTCTCCCTGCGTTCCAACAGTTCACGGATGACATCAAGTACTTTTTCTGTTTGTACGGGTTTGGGAAGATAATTGTCAGCCCCTTTCTTTACAGCTTCGACAGCACCAGGTATATCTCCATATCCTGTCATGATTAGAAAAGGCATACGATATCCATGTACCCTCATCCATTCGAGTAGTTCCACACCATTACAGTCACCAAGGCGGAAATCCGACAAGACCAGATCTACTTCGTGATCGCTTAGAAATTCTTTTGCGGAATTTACTGACAGCACGTAACGGGCATCCATCCCGTTTTTTACCAGCCAGTTGGCGGTAGTACGTGCATATATCCGGTCATCTTCTACTACCAATATGGTTTTCATCCGGTTCATACTTTAATTCTTTCGCTTTTTTTACGGCCTGTTCCACTGCTTCCATCAGTCTTTTAATACGGGCGTCCAATTCCTTACACCATTTTTCAGAGGATAGTGAAGCCATCTCTTCCAGTTCATTCAAGGGTACATTGATACGAATCATTCCCCATAATGGAGCAGCTTTGTGTATGATATGCCTCAATTGCATATAATTTGCCGTTTCCAAAGCGTCCTGCATTTCAGAGAGTTCCTTTTCCGTGTCCTCTATGAACATATCCAACAGTTCCCTCGCATTTTCTTCCCCCTCCACGATAGTTGTAAAATTCGTCCTGTCTATACTTGAAGTAACCGAAACTAATTCTCTTTGCGAGAAAGGCTTATACAGGCAGTCCGCAAAACCTGCATTTCTAAAATACTCTGGATTTTTGTCCGCTTGTGCGGTTACCGCCAATACGGGAAGTGTCTTTGCTTGTCCGAGGTTACTACCCCGGAGCAAGGTCAGTACCCCGTAGCCGTCCATTTCTGACATTCTCATATCCGTCAACACCAGGTCATAACGATTACGGCGTAATGCCGCAATCAGTTCACTTACATTCAGGCAACAATCACATTTCACCCCATGACGTACATACATCTTTTGGATTACTTCAAGTTGTATCCGGTCATCATCTATTGCCAGTACTCTCATTCCTGAAAGAACGCCACATGCCAAAGAAATCTTTGTAGTGCCGGTCTTTCCATTTGTCTCACGCAAAGGCAGACATACCTCGAATGTGCTTCCATGTCCCGGTGTGCTTTGGACATGGATAGTTCCCTTCAGCAATGTCACCAATTTATGTGTTATTGCCAATCCCAGTCCGAAGCCTTCTTCCGCATTTGGCGCTTTACCTCGTTCAAAAGCGGTGAATATCTGTTCCTGGCTTTCCTTATCAATACCTATGCCCGTATCTCTAATGAAGAAGGATAGCTTTCCGACCCGGTATTGTGCGCCTACTTGTACATATCCGGCACTGGTAAACTTTACTGCATTTGAGATCAGATTATTGAGTATTTGCACCAACCGCCCGCAATCCCCCTCAACAAGTATATCAGAATCTATCACTTTTATTACCAAGTCCAACCCTTTCTTTTCCGCTACCGATAAGAATGAGTGGGCAGCATCTTCAATTGTCTGCCCCAAATGAAAGATTTCTTTTTCCGGCTGTTCCTTTTCCGCTTCCAGCCTGTAATAATACAGCAGGTTATTTGCCAACCCAATGACATGGCGCGAGGCATGCAGGATATTCATTGCATACCCTTTGCTCTGTTCCGGACTTTTTTCATCTCGTAATAATTCTGCATATTCGCTGATAGTACCGAGCGGTACACGGAGGTCATGGCTTACTGTCAGTATAAGATTACGGCGTGCGGCCAGCAGTTCACGATTCCGGCAGTCAGACGCTTCCAGTTTCAGCCGGTATTCCTGCCTCTTTCTTATGTCCTGATGGATAAAAAGGTAAAATATCACTATTAGCAGGATGGCGATAGCGGCTATAAACAGAATGATACGAAATGATTGCTCCCTTAATGCAGTAATTTCTTCTATTTCTTTTTCCGCTTGCTTGATAACTACTTGTTCAAACTCACCAATAAGTGTGTTTATTTGTGAGTTCAGTTCTGTGTTACGCCATTGCAAACTGTCGGAGTAAGTGGTCAGCTTATTCCAGTAGTCGGTATATTGTATAGACATTTCTTTTTGCAGGGAATAAAGTTCCCTGGTTATTTGCTGGGATGCGGACGGCTGTTTCGTTTTTTCCTTTTGGTATGCATAGGCCGATTTTTCTTCTTTCTTTTTAAACAAACCAAGGAAACCGCTCCGTTTTTTCTTCTCCTTTTCTGATTTGCCCGGTAGCAATGGAATATGCATTTGTAAAGCGACAGCAGGTATTCTCCGTTGGAACAGACTGTCAGAGCGCAGTAAATCCGAAAGTGTATTCATCACTCCGAGCAACAGTGCCTCTTTTTCTTGTAAGAGCGAAGATATTGTGTCGATTTGTGCATGTTGTATGTCGGATGGATAGTATCGTTTCAGTTCGTTCAAAGTGGTGGTAGCCATTTCACGCTTCATCCGGTATTCATTGAATTTGTCCCTGTCACGTAATAGCAGGAAATCATCAGAAAAGGAGAAGTCAAGCAGTTTTTCAAAAGTTCGGTTCACGGCTTCTCTTTTTTGCCTGATAAGTAAT from Bacteroides sp. MSB163 includes:
- a CDS encoding DUF6047 family protein; amino-acid sequence: MTGRQIPLRDAAYTLKTGLKLFSRRASSTALQKDKQYKEFIRHNEAEGWNNEKLSGEKWRVYAVATDEGVLFFSDNEKGMKARNSYLQYLADGFFNMTKGAETLKLYEIETPSRQVAELADNCIDKLAKSDLRSADMQLRKSEFSFTSEKLAGKEMLEGAICTDKYDLRPDYSNFDRLTKDFNLGISPRNYDVASLLYISENGYAGHVTTDYFHPFSYEYEFRDLAEKLGDSIKARQSVPMSSHDFGYAALQTEAKVMARDILQSEFHITDGEFKLGGSINRMEKKERMQTASYQRSKEQKTGKSIDTGPIREVPAQKRGNGQRQAKHVASITPDKKEKKQLII
- a CDS encoding RteC domain-containing protein, whose protein sequence is MRTLTNTLLFNMFTYYMTGSELMSENLPAAYDDFANQLAELSQDEDRMKLLRRLNYTKIELFFMQQTCNVMEGGRHVLYDVFISKTLSLLETEIEITKDYFRYHAGGTSMKMEIHRQGNKRKSTLRWNGTDNDLIELVAALMAAGVVDCAEGKKLTVVDVIRVFEDAFNLKINALYTKRGKVFDRCTVSTPFIDSIRKSYIKMLDERLA
- a CDS encoding sigma-54 dependent transcriptional regulator, whose translation is MKTILVVEDDRIYARTTANWLVKNGMDARYVLSVNSAKEFLSDHEVDLVLSDFRLGDCNGVELLEWMRVHGYRMPFLIMTGYGDIPGAVEAVKKGADNYLPKPVQTEKVLDVIRELLERREKRRNPEQAFYVCKSPLAVKLQEMVRLIAPADSLSVLIRGASGTGKEWVARRIHALGRRSDAPFVAVDCGALPRELAASELFGHKKGTFTGATEDKTGMFTAANHGTLFLDEIGNLNMETQVLLLRALQEKRYRPLGGKEEIQADIRLLTATNEDLERAISEGRFREDLFHRLNEFPLHVPSLRECTDDIIPLAGFFLSYANEELGKEIKEFDRDVKKAFKAYSWPGNIRELKSVVRRACVLAQDEWITLKDINLPVEIKPSDDYRLDMERTELEAIVKALETTSNDRKAAARLLGISRSTLYLKLKKYGLN
- a CDS encoding hybrid sensor histidine kinase/response regulator, with the protein product MQINNSSVSLRLKIITGYVLLLIFLTIIVSLVWLEHQKMEMLNSGELLIRQKREAVNRTFEKLLDFSFSDDFLLLRDRDKFNEYRMKREMATTTLNELKRYYPSDIQHAQIDTISSLLQEKEALLLGVMNTLSDLLRSDSLFQRRIPAVALQMHIPLLPGKSEKEKKKRSGFLGLFKKKEEKSAYAYQKEKTKQPSASQQITRELYSLQKEMSIQYTDYWNKLTTYSDSLQWRNTELNSQINTLIGEFEQVVIKQAEKEIEEITALREQSFRIILFIAAIAILLIVIFYLFIHQDIRKRQEYRLKLEASDCRNRELLAARRNLILTVSHDLRVPLGTISEYAELLRDEKSPEQSKGYAMNILHASRHVIGLANNLLYYYRLEAEKEQPEKEIFHLGQTIEDAAHSFLSVAEKKGLDLVIKVIDSDILVEGDCGRLVQILNNLISNAVKFTSAGYVQVGAQYRVGKLSFFIRDTGIGIDKESQEQIFTAFERGKAPNAEEGFGLGLAITHKLVTLLKGTIHVQSTPGHGSTFEVCLPLRETNGKTGTTKISLACGVLSGMRVLAIDDDRIQLEVIQKMYVRHGVKCDCCLNVSELIAALRRNRYDLVLTDMRMSEMDGYGVLTLLRGSNLGQAKTLPVLAVTAQADKNPEYFRNAGFADCLYKPFSQRELVSVTSSIDRTNFTTIVEGEENARELLDMFIEDTEKELSEMQDALETANYMQLRHIIHKAAPLWGMIRINVPLNELEEMASLSSEKWCKELDARIKRLMEAVEQAVKKAKELKYEPDENHIGSRR